One Stenotrophomonas sp. SAU14A_NAIMI4_5 DNA segment encodes these proteins:
- a CDS encoding ATP-binding protein, whose protein sequence is MSSPIRSKDRDAVIQSLRAGVVPRAGQHLIQVGRAREVQTLVSDIDRLADGGSSFRMVVGEYGAGKTFFLNLVRAIAMERKLVVASADLNPDRRLHASGGQARSLYAELMRNLATRTKPDGGALPGVVEKFISTAVSESKSQGISTEQVIRAKLEQLSELVNGYDFADVIAAYWRGFEQGNEQLKSDAIRWLRGEFATRTDARAALGVRTIVDDASVYDQLKLMGRFVRLAGYSGLLVCLDELVNLYKLANAQARNANYEQLLRMLNDSLQGTAVGLGFVLGGTPDFLMDTRRGVYSYEALQSRLAQNTFATNGLVDFSGPVVRLSSLTAEDFYVLLTKIRHVYAAGDAGKYLLPDDAIHQFMTHCANRIGDSFFRTPRTTITAFINLLAVLEQNPGVDWQDLIGSVEVAADHGGDGELVVQEDDELASFRL, encoded by the coding sequence ATGAGCAGCCCAATCCGTTCCAAGGACCGCGACGCGGTGATCCAGTCGCTGCGCGCCGGCGTCGTTCCACGAGCCGGTCAGCATTTGATCCAGGTCGGGCGCGCCCGTGAAGTGCAAACCCTGGTCAGTGACATCGATCGGCTCGCCGATGGCGGCTCGTCCTTCCGCATGGTGGTGGGCGAGTACGGCGCAGGCAAGACCTTTTTCTTGAACCTCGTTCGCGCCATTGCAATGGAGCGGAAGCTCGTCGTGGCCAGCGCGGATCTGAATCCCGACAGGCGGTTGCATGCTTCAGGGGGGCAGGCCCGGTCGCTCTACGCGGAGCTCATGCGGAACTTGGCCACTCGGACCAAGCCCGACGGAGGCGCACTGCCCGGGGTGGTCGAGAAGTTCATTTCGACCGCAGTGTCCGAATCCAAGTCGCAAGGCATATCCACCGAGCAGGTCATTCGCGCGAAGCTCGAGCAGCTGAGCGAACTGGTGAACGGCTATGACTTTGCCGACGTGATCGCCGCTTATTGGAGAGGGTTCGAGCAAGGCAACGAGCAGCTCAAGTCCGATGCAATTCGTTGGTTGCGTGGCGAATTTGCCACCCGGACGGACGCGCGTGCAGCGCTGGGCGTGCGAACCATCGTGGACGACGCATCGGTCTACGACCAGCTCAAGCTCATGGGCCGCTTTGTTCGGCTGGCGGGCTACAGCGGCCTGCTGGTGTGCCTGGACGAACTGGTCAACCTCTACAAATTAGCCAACGCCCAGGCCCGGAATGCAAACTACGAGCAGCTCCTGCGCATGCTCAACGACTCTTTGCAGGGCACTGCGGTTGGCCTTGGTTTTGTTCTGGGCGGCACCCCGGATTTCCTGATGGATACCCGCCGCGGCGTCTACAGCTATGAAGCTCTTCAGAGCCGCCTGGCCCAGAATACCTTTGCCACCAACGGGCTGGTGGATTTCAGCGGCCCTGTCGTTCGACTGTCGAGCCTGACAGCCGAAGACTTCTACGTCCTGCTCACCAAGATTCGCCATGTCTACGCTGCCGGCGACGCGGGCAAGTATCTCTTGCCCGACGATGCCATTCACCAGTTCATGACCCATTGCGCCAATCGAATCGGCGATAGCTTCTTCCGCACCCCGCGCACAACGATCACCGCCTTTATCAACCTCTTGGCCGTCTTGGAGCAGAACCCGGGCGTGGACTGGCAGGACCTGATCGGATCGGTCGAGGTGGCAGCTGACCACGGGGGCGACGGCGAATTGGTCGTGCAAGAGGACGACGAGCTGGCGTCGTTCAGGCTCTAA
- a CDS encoding DEAD/DEAH box helicase: MTASSAFQSLHPQIQRYLWTEQWEALREVQELAIPLVLSADRDVIIAASTASGKTEAAFLPALTHLLNTDEEGLIAYISPLKALINDQFERLQRLCEDLEVPVWPWHGDVSSSTKQRFFKHPRGVLLITPESLEAMLCNRGTSVAAALSKLLYVVVDELHAFIGSERGKQLQSLMHRIDVLLRRRTPRLGLSATLGDFSSAGAFLRPGVGAAPALVNASSAGNDLQLIIKGYEQPAPDAGSDENPAAPAALAKHLYRVLSGTNNLIFPNSRSEVERYTHLLNLLSEQDGRPKEFWPHHGSLSKEIRTDTEAALKQKGRPASAICTNTLELGIDIGAVKSIAQIGPPPSVASLRQRLGRSGRRPGEPAVLRGYVIEDAIDAESTLKTRLRLDTVQSTACVLLLLERWFEPPSVNGLHLSTLVQQLLSSIAQYGGLKAAQAYQLLCADQGPFHGLSQDAFAELLRHLGQEQVLIQDGSGLLLHGPVGDKVVNHYTFYAAFSVDEEFRIVATGKALGTLPVSQLVTVGQRILFGGRTWLVEQIDDAQKTIYVAAAKGGTPPLFNGTGGQVHTQVRQKMRGLYQQEIKPDFLDPTASRFLQEAQCAYRQLRLDGKVLFDQGSDALLLTWLGDSANEAIACLLNAQGFTCQAGRLGVEISMGARSLDDVIKVLGRVAKMPSPSPETLLHSANNLVTQKWDGLLPAGLLRRSYASLKLDLKEATSWLSRAFG; encoded by the coding sequence ATGACTGCCTCCAGCGCCTTCCAATCGCTGCACCCTCAAATCCAGCGCTACCTCTGGACCGAACAATGGGAGGCGCTGCGTGAGGTCCAGGAATTGGCGATTCCTCTCGTCCTGAGCGCCGACCGGGACGTGATCATCGCCGCCAGCACCGCCTCGGGAAAAACCGAGGCCGCTTTTCTTCCTGCGCTCACGCACCTTCTGAACACCGACGAGGAGGGCCTGATTGCCTACATCAGCCCTCTAAAGGCGCTCATCAACGACCAGTTTGAACGGCTGCAGCGGCTTTGCGAGGACCTTGAAGTCCCCGTGTGGCCTTGGCACGGGGACGTATCGAGCTCCACCAAGCAGCGATTCTTTAAGCACCCCCGTGGCGTGCTCCTGATCACGCCGGAGTCCTTGGAGGCGATGCTCTGCAACCGCGGGACATCCGTTGCGGCAGCGCTCTCCAAGCTCCTCTACGTTGTCGTGGACGAACTCCATGCATTCATTGGAAGCGAGCGCGGGAAGCAGCTTCAATCGTTGATGCACCGGATCGACGTGCTGTTACGGCGGCGGACTCCCCGCTTGGGCCTGTCGGCAACCTTGGGTGACTTTTCGAGCGCTGGGGCTTTCCTACGCCCGGGTGTTGGGGCTGCCCCCGCGCTGGTCAACGCCTCATCAGCCGGAAATGATCTCCAACTGATCATCAAGGGCTACGAACAACCCGCACCTGACGCCGGGTCCGACGAGAATCCGGCTGCTCCCGCTGCACTGGCCAAGCACCTCTACCGGGTCCTTTCAGGGACGAATAATCTGATCTTCCCCAATAGCCGAAGTGAGGTTGAACGCTACACCCACCTCCTCAACCTGCTGAGCGAACAGGACGGCCGGCCGAAAGAGTTCTGGCCACACCATGGGAGTCTGTCCAAGGAGATACGCACGGACACGGAAGCGGCGCTGAAGCAAAAGGGGCGTCCAGCAAGCGCAATTTGCACGAACACCCTGGAATTAGGCATCGATATCGGAGCGGTGAAGAGCATCGCGCAAATTGGCCCACCACCTTCCGTGGCCAGCCTTCGCCAACGCCTTGGTCGCTCCGGACGCCGCCCTGGAGAACCAGCAGTGTTGCGCGGCTACGTTATCGAGGATGCAATCGACGCTGAGTCGACGTTGAAGACAAGGCTTCGACTGGACACAGTTCAGTCCACCGCTTGTGTACTGCTATTGCTGGAGAGGTGGTTTGAACCGCCTTCGGTCAACGGCCTACACCTTTCGACGCTCGTTCAGCAGCTGCTTTCTTCCATTGCCCAGTACGGCGGACTTAAGGCAGCTCAAGCGTATCAGCTGCTCTGCGCAGATCAGGGACCGTTCCACGGCTTGTCCCAAGACGCCTTCGCAGAATTGCTTCGCCACCTTGGCCAAGAACAGGTTCTGATTCAAGATGGCTCCGGCTTGCTGCTCCACGGCCCGGTCGGCGACAAGGTGGTCAACCACTACACCTTCTACGCCGCTTTCAGCGTGGACGAAGAGTTCCGGATCGTGGCTACCGGCAAGGCACTAGGCACGCTCCCCGTGTCCCAACTGGTGACCGTCGGCCAGCGTATCTTGTTTGGCGGTCGCACTTGGCTCGTCGAGCAGATCGATGACGCCCAAAAGACGATCTACGTGGCCGCAGCGAAAGGCGGCACCCCGCCTCTTTTCAACGGAACGGGAGGGCAGGTCCACACCCAGGTCCGTCAAAAGATGCGCGGACTGTATCAGCAAGAGATCAAACCAGACTTCTTGGACCCCACCGCCTCTCGCTTCCTGCAGGAGGCGCAGTGCGCCTACCGTCAATTGAGGCTGGACGGGAAGGTTCTCTTCGACCAGGGCAGCGACGCCTTGCTGCTGACGTGGCTGGGAGACTCCGCAAATGAAGCCATCGCCTGCCTTTTGAACGCACAGGGATTCACTTGTCAGGCAGGTAGGCTGGGCGTGGAAATTTCCATGGGAGCAAGGAGTCTCGATGATGTGATCAAGGTGCTCGGGCGGGTGGCGAAGATGCCATCGCCATCGCCGGAAACCCTTCTGCACTCTGCGAACAACCTGGTCACCCAAAAATGGGACGGTCTCCTTCCCGCAGGTCTTCTCAGACGCTCTTATGCGTCGTTGAAGCTGGACTTGAAAGAGGCTACCTCTTGGCTCTCCCGCGCTTTCGGGTAG